The genomic stretch AGGCGTAATTGAAACAGAGCGTGCACTGAAAGAATTGTCAAAATATTGTTCAAGTCCAAAGTGTGATTCTTGGAAGGTCGTGTCCAGACTAAAAGACCccaaaaagtatgtttttttatttaataattagaTTAAAATTAGCGACGTTCAGTGTGAAAATaagatcaatatttttttctgtaaaacttGACTTTTTTCTGTAAAACTTGACTTTAATTAGAGGGTAGTGAAGCAGGCCATCTTTAAACAATCATAGCCCCATAGTGAAACGAAATTTCTGCActgcaaatttattttattttagattcGCAAATTTTTTGATGGATGGGCAACAGTTTACAGCGGAAGAAGCGGAGGCCTATGAACAATTCGATAGTAGTGATTATGATGTAGAAAATAACTTGAATTCCTCGATCAGTAGTATGCGAGAAGAAGCGGCTAATACTTGTGGTAACTGGATTAGCGAGGACGAATCAGAAGAGATATCGTTGCTGTCTTCAGATGAATAAGGCTTTTAGCAATTTCCGTGTAATTTAACATAAAGCCAGATGTTATCAAACGGATAGCAAAATTGATTCAATAAATTGCacgaaaatcttttaaaattatttattagatATAAATATTTACGACATAGTTATctagctattttaaaaaaataaaatttttaaaccttgtattctcaaaatattttttttgtcttttgtgcatatataaatattttggttctatttttttgcattgtgttttttttattcaactGGCACTACCATAAACAGTGAATTCGCACCTCCTACGCCTAAATATCGtcatttattttgtattgtgTGTAGTAGATTACAGTAAAATCTGTCAATCACTTACTGGGTGGTGATATTCATTTGcatgatattttttgttatgttcTAAGATTCTCTTTTTAGATCAAATGATCATACTCTTGATTAGAAACTATATAAATGTCATCAACCCGTTTGTAATTACCCGAGCAATGCACAAGCAGTTAGATCCTAACTCTTCGTACGTGAAAGCTTTGCTCAATGACGACGTGGTCTGGTTATGCAACTTGTTCCTCAAGAAAGGTTTTGAGATTCGTGTTGTCGGTGGAGCAGTCCGCGACATGTTGATGCAAAGAAAGGCCAAAGATATTGACTTATCTACTACAGCTACACCGAACGAAATGATCAAAGTATTTCAACAAAGCAATGTACGTTATATCGAGACAGGATTACAACATGGTACCTTAACTGCGCATATTAACAAAAATGATTTCGAAGTGACAACGTTGCGGATAGATGTTGAAACTTATGGACGCTTAGCTAAGGTTGAGTTCACACATGACTGGAGGTTGGATGCGCTCCGAAGAGATTTGACTTTCAATGCAATGAGCATGAATATAAACGCTATGTTGTATGATTATTTTGATggtgagacagatttaaaaaatggAAAGGTTTGattagatttttttgttttgcaatcTTTTATTTTGATATGCACGTACATAAAAAAGCTGAAACAAGGGTTTTATTTTATACCCTGCTTTTTAGCGATCCTACTCTAAGGCCTTACTCTGATTTATGAGGTCGTGCCAAAAGTCACCTGAGTATTGGGGAGGGTGTCCCACTCTGGTGTTTTGCGGTACGGCTAATTAGATACACACTGTTATAAGCATCCAACTATTGTGATACTAAATTATGagttatttttaaagatattacATAACGTATTCTGAATTAAATTTAGGTGCGGTTCGTCGGAGATGCCGAGTGTCGCATTAAAGAAGATTACTTAAGAATACTTCGTTATTTCCGATTTTACGGTAGGATTGCACCCGATATACATCAACATGAAAGCGTTActttaaatattataaaaaatttggcATCAGGTCTGAAACAAATTGCTGTGGAGAGGATATGGGTGGAAGTGAGCAAAATATTAACTGGCGGACATGCACCCCATCTGGTTAAACTTATCTACGATCTGGGCGTGGCAGAAAATATAGGTACAAGTGTTTTAAATTTCTCTGAATGTTTTTTACTTAACTTTATACTCGCGCTTGTAAAAGATGTGAAAGCTTTTATACTTTTTGGCTAGTATAGTCAGCAGTTTATTTTTGCTAGAACATTGTTTATCGTTTTCGTCCATTCTACGCTAAAGTTTAATGTTGCCAATGTTTGCAACGCTAGTGTACCAAGAGTCGGCGTTGCGTAATAATTAAGAATGAGAATAACGCCAAACTTGGCAAGCGTTAAAaagaactgtgtttttattcatttatttttacgtAATTTAAAGCTTTACCTGCTTGTGAAGAAAAGCATTTCACTGAATTCGAGAAGGTTTGGGCAGACACACGCGGTGTTCAACCACACCCTGTTTCGCTTCTCGTAACTCTTGTCGACACAGCGAACCAAGCTGAGCAGCTCGCAATAAAGTGGAAACTATCAACAAACGAAAAAAATCTCGCTTGCTTCATAGCTTCACATCGGTATCAAGCAGTTGCCGAAAGGATAGATTCCTCTGAAGCTGTGTTCAAACACGCAAGTTTGAAATATTACCAAGATATACTTGTGAGAAAATGCAATCCAAAAAATACAATGCTTATAAAAGACCAAGTGAAAGAACTTTTACATTACGAAGGAAAAACGACGGAGAGCGAACTTATAGCTAAATGGACGGTCCCAAAGTTTCCCATCACGGGAGCCGATCTAAAACAGAAAGGTGTAAAACAAGGACCAGACATGGGAAGaatattaaataaattgaaagatTTATGGATTGAAAGTTATTATACtttaacaaaagattatttATTAGAAAAAGTAGATGTATATGGTTAAAGTGTTTGAATCTAATATTGTTCCAACATGCGACATTTTTGGTTAAATAAACTTGATTATTTCCttaattatatatattcaaTGCTGACCGTGTCTcactaataaattttttaacgtgatatttttctttttgataaattgaaaaatcgttagTTGTTAGTTgatgcttttttttctttgttgccttgtaaatttgttgttgtttttgttgacgTTGTTGTTCTAATTGAAACTCTGGAGTTCTAAAAATTCAATACAATGACTTCTCTTTATTTGGAAATCGCAAATGAATAAATTTTAATGTAAGCTAAAAtgcttatgtaaaaaaaaaaagattttttagatacacaataaaaaaaaacactcttAACGACTATGTTTTGTTTGTGGTTCTCTGTTCGGGCTATATAAAATCCAGCAGAGAGGCTTTTACtctaattttaaatatttaattcaacCAGCTTGATCtatgtgtttttgttttaatatttactTGATTCTTGTAGCATTTTCAAGtatatgtttctcacatgtacTTTTGTTACCTTGCACTCGCCCATAATTTTTCTGTTTAGTTTACTTGGGAAGGAACATGAAGGAATTTTTatgcaaattaaaaacaatttaattacTGTAAATAAACGCACTcgtaaaaatgttgaaaaatgttttatacCCTGTTGTTTTCTCCTTCATACATATGTAAtatgtttttagtttgtttgaGGGAACTTGTTGTTACAGTGGAGAAGTAATTTTCTGAAGCAATATAAGAATTTTGGGGATGCTCCCTCTACCTAGCAGATACCTCTCTAAAGCGGACAATTTTTAAGGTCCCGATAGTGTCCGCCATAGAGAGCTTTCACCGTATTAATACCCATCATTTGTCACATaagcacaaattttttttgtccgaAATAGCCATTCgatacttttttaatgatgtgCGTTTTCCACGGGCTACTAATACTACTTCAGCCTCGTCCCCATGACCATTTGGACGACCTGAACATCCAAAAAAGGTTGAAACCCAAAAATGCTTCTTTTCATTGTGTTCCTCTCATAAGCGGAATTATTTCACGTGGAAAGAAAACTTCTGACGTTCAACCGGACTGAAGCAAAGTCGTTGAGTCTTTAAGGTCTAGCTGTGGTAAGTGTCACATTTAAATTGACGGCAGGAAAACGTCGAaggaataaaaacatttgtttctTGTGCAAATATTTTTTGGTTAATACTATGGTTACATTGatagaacatacaaaaattctatatattttttcatctCCATGGCCTGAattggataaaaatattttactgtgttgAGTTGAGAATTCCTAGTCCATTAAAATACTCACCATGGCGCAATATTTGAAAGCTTTTTCAGCATCAGAAATccaaattattttgaaattttttttgaacactaaGAACATCACAGTAATAGCACTACAGTGCGTTCCTCGGACTGGGCTTTCGCCTTAAATTAGAAACtccaaaataaaatgaaattgaTAAAATTATGTCCATATAaggttaaattattaaatgtttataaaaaataataggtATTATAAAAAATGCTGATATATCCTATGGAAAAAAATCACGTCACATACGCATGTATTTTTCGTCACGTGACAGGTGTGTATCCAAAAACATCCTATTCAAGTAATGATGTCAACATTATACGGAATATTTCTGCTTGCCATGTTCATTTATGATGCATATATGCTATAAAAAAGAGCATGTTTATAACACATGCATTCATTAtttatatttcatatttttgtaagcttatgaaaatttcaaaacagaTTTGCTTTACACACTTTCACTCCCACGTTGAAAATATTTCCTTCCCGTCCAAATTTCATGCTTATTATTTacactttttaaaatgtttctgtTTTTATGCTTAACATATActcttttttttgcaaaaaatttcagCCTAAATAATATTATATAATATGCTTATGTAGATTAAAGGGGCTGCGAACCGGTTAAAATTCTCactttccgtatatcccgcgcacatattaaaaatccggcaaacgcgtttttCGCAaagaacagaccagcgcactttgccctatttttttcgaaaagtatattacaaagaaatatttcagcgagactcattctggatgaaaatatgaccaaggctggagaagataaaaattctagatatatctatatgttcgagcctgtaaattacatacatgccaaAAAAAAAGCCAgtttgtttttcgccgccatcagctcgactttcgtgtaagtcactaaaagtcgaaaaccaacatgcgtttcgtagcccctttaagaaGAAATAGGGAAAAATTtacatttatattatttttacttaCATCCAAATCTCGGAAGTATTCGTTATAATCCTGTaataaacattaaataaaaattaaagagagAGAAATGTTAGGAAAGATTTAACACATGACTGCGTTCATTGCGATTAACTATTGGAGGCGTAGGAAAGATAGATTCGTGTTTCGCGCTGCTTAAAGGTCGGTTTTCAATAAAAATCAGTTATTGTTGCACAACTACTGTATAGATAGAAAAATTCTATCTCAGCAACATTTGTTGTACAACATCTCTTGCAGTCGTAACGGCGACTGTTGTAAACTGTTGTGTAACTTATTTTGAGTTAACGGCAACCGCTCTGAATATCGCGTGATTAATGGCGACGTGTGGCATGTGTTGTGGTCAGTTACATAAAGTGTTTGCCATGCATGGTGGTGCATCAACTAAAAACACTTACAAAACCACCGTAACCACTTATCCAAATATTTGGAATCTCAAATCCAAGgtctaagaagaaaaaaaatgggaAAAGTAGATGTTGTTAGTAGTGTACAAGTTCATTCTTACCAATGCATAACCAATAACAAATTTGTTGGGAATTTGAAAAccaatatctgaaaaaaatgaaatgtatCGATTATCGAACAGTTTCACGGGTCCGTATTGTCGCGTGATCTAAATTATTATCTGTTCTCACATTTTTGAGAGTGCACAAGCTGACTTTTGTTAGAATACCCTTAaccttattttctttttttgatatcGTCGAAAATCCGATCGAGTTAATAATGAGGTAGCAAATATAAACTGCAAAGTAAGAAATTCATATTTTCCAACATAAAGAAACAACAGGAATGTCCGACAAAAATAAGAGACTCAAAGTAAACTGAGGGCGGTTCAAGTCACTATAGTCCACGGTGTATGTCTTAGGCTGTTTACACGAGTTTTAACACTTCAGGTAAAATGTATCAATTTGACTGAAGTAGAATTTAAATCAAGTGCGGATTTCCATGAAAAGACGAAGAGAATACAATTTTTATCAATGCGTCTCCTTGGAAGTCGCGAACACAAAAAATCAAGCCCTTTTTTAGCAATGCATCGAAAAACATAATCAAAAGCATTGCATGCAACATATAAAAAGGTCAACAACTGCATTGCAAAGCCGTTTCACAGATAACTGAGATCTGGAAAAGAAATTACATTTAGTTCCATTGATAAACTTTTCAACATACAGGGTGAAAAACTTACGTTCAAAACAGCGCgccattaaagtttttttttcaaacatggCTATAGGTATCCTTAAAACATGAATAGTTGAAAAAACCAAAATCGGTGCGAAGGATTAGTTATAAAGGACCGGGGAaacgttgttttttaaaaaaattggaggGGATGACCCCCCCCCCTTCTTCTCGCTTCCAATGGTACTGACTTTAGTACCATCTTCTTCGATCACATTTAACAAAATGTGCGAGGTCCTTACATcagttaaaataataaattaaaacataCAGTCAGGTCGGTAACCAGTGCTATCTGGGCGTCTCTTTATTAATAATCTAAAAAGAACGATATTGAGAAACGTACGTAAAAATAAACCATCAAACAAAACGAAATTTACGCAGTAAGAATTTATTTCCTGCTGACGATATATATcgacatttatttttaataagaaacttttgtataaaaaacaagaactgTAATTGTGGAAGAAATTTCATAAAATGCcctgaaaaatattgcaaataaTGCATCGGTTTTCCAAATTATTGCAGCCAAAGCAACATTAATTGATCGTTTTGTCATAAAAACAAGGACGGAACAGAGGGTTGCAcaaaatttagagaaaaaatcaatatttaacagataatatagattatataaataaaaagctCAAAGAAATAGTCCAAAAGAAACTTACGATGCAACTTTTAAAGATTTAGGCTCAAATTTTCCCAACGTTGCTAATAGTTTTTCCATAGTTTTGCCAGTATCAATGATATCCTGAAGAATAATAAAACACACATTCTTTGATGTGTAAAAAACAGACAGAAAAAGTGCCAGTGTAAGAGAGCAATTCCAAATTAAACATTTGGAGAGAAAACtgaaaagttttttcatttgcaCTAAGGGGAAATTAGACCAACCTGAAACATACTTAATTGTCAAAAAACGGGTGTGACACAAGGGATATTACACAGTCAAATTTATACATTGTAATTGTGGATTAATGCATAATAGAAAAACTGCTTTTACCTCCACAATGAGAACATTCTAAAAAAAGAAGCAGAAGGTAAAAGAAGAAAGCAATGCGGATACAAATTGCAATGCAAAAAATTAATCTGATGAAGAGATTTGGAAATGAAACGTTACAGATCTTTCTTACAAAATGCACAAAAATTGCTGTTTGTAAAATTATTGTGTAGCAAAAACTTACAACATTAAAATTAGTAGATCATAAAACAAAAAGTATTCTTGCTATTGAAGAGAATGCTCATCTAccctaacaatttttttgagcCTAAAAATATCCTTTCGAAGTATATAGAGTGAAATTATCTTCAATGTTAGGATGATTTTTGCAAAATGAGAAGTTAGTAAAAtttgcaaattaaaaaatttgcaaacaGATTTTTTAACCTTTATGGATCAAAAATCTTTGACCTCTAAACTGGTAAACTATTAGAATTGTGAATTAAAATGTCACATAAAAATACAAGATTACAGTGCTACATACCTTTCCCTTTAACTGACTTAAATCATCGCTACCTAGAATTTTAACTTCTCCACTTTTTTCATTCTAAACCGAAGAAGAGTTGTTTACATTGATGTTTTTGTCCCTCCTCCTCTGGTTACGTGGTAAAgaccaaattaaaattttcatttattctacataaaatatttatcaCCTGTTTGTAATTTTTCTCTCTAAACTAGTAATGTATTGCCTATTCCTTATTTATTTACTAGTCTCACTAGGAACTTTTGGGTTTTGTTACACAAACTGTTTTAGATCGACTGTCATCAGGcacataataaaacaaaaaatgtaaatgaaA from Hydractinia symbiolongicarpus strain clone_291-10 chromosome 12, HSymV2.1, whole genome shotgun sequence encodes the following:
- the LOC130621771 gene encoding CCA tRNA nucleotidyltransferase 1, mitochondrial-like: MIILLIRNYINVINPFVITRAMHKQLDPNSSYVKALLNDDVVWLCNLFLKKGFEIRVVGGAVRDMLMQRKAKDIDLSTTATPNEMIKVFQQSNVRYIETGLQHGTLTAHINKNDFEVTTLRIDVETYGRLAKVEFTHDWRLDALRRDLTFNAMSMNINAMLYDYFDGETDLKNGKVRFVGDAECRIKEDYLRILRYFRFYGRIAPDIHQHESVTLNIIKNLASGLKQIAVERIWVEVSKILTGGHAPHLVKLIYDLGVAENIALPACEEKHFTEFEKVWADTRGVQPHPVSLLVTLVDTANQAEQLAIKWKLSTNEKNLACFIASHRYQAVAERIDSSEAVFKHASLKYYQDILVRKCNPKNTMLIKDQVKELLHYEGKTTESELIAKWTVPKFPITGADLKQKGVKQGPDMGRILNKLKDLWIESYYTLTKDYLLEKVDVYG
- the LOC130621779 gene encoding hypoxanthine-guanine phosphoribosyltransferase-like isoform X1; the protein is MSESFIKIEDDYKLYSTEHFSFPRHYEDSIGSILIPHGLIVDRIERMARDIHEGFEAESMTVLCILKGGFRFCQDLMHFIKQINRNSGKSIQLGLDFLRVKSYINEKSGEVKILGSDDLSQLKGKNVLIVEDIIDTGKTMEKLLATLGKFEPKSLKVASLLIKRRPDSTGYRPDYLGFEIPNIWISGYGGFDYNEYFRDLDHICIINEHGKQKYSV
- the LOC130621779 gene encoding hypoxanthine-guanine phosphoribosyltransferase-like isoform X2, which codes for MSESFIKIEDDYKLYSTEHFSFPRHYEDSIGSILIPHGLIVDRIERMARDIHEGFEAESMTVLCILKGGFRFCQDLMHFIKQINRNSGKSIQLGLDFLRVKSYINEKSGEVKILGSDDLSQLKGKNVLIVEDIIDTGKTMEKLLATLGKFEPKSLKVASLLIKRRPDSTGYRPDYIGFQIPNKFVIGYALDYNEYFRDLDHICIINEHGKQKYSV